TGTTCTAATTTATATTTTAAATAATTATTTTCTGCTTTAAGATATTCTATAACTTTCGGGTTTTCTCTTTCATTTAACCAATAATAATTATCAATTCTGGTATCTCCGTGAATGCTTAATTCTTTTTTTATTTTTTCAGCAACGGGTGCAATAATTTCTTCGTTAACTTTACACGAACTTGTCATCATAATTTCTAAACTTAATAAAATAATAATCGTAAAGTACAGCAGTCTTTTCATCCTATATTTTTTACATTTTAAGGCTTGCAAAAATAGATTATTTTATTTAATAATTCCTATTTATATTTACAACAATAAATATTTAATAACTTATTCATCGTGAAAACTAATATTTTTCTGTTACATTCTTAATTTTAAACTTGATTTCACAAGGACAAGAAAATAAAACTAAGGAAATAAGAAAGCGTTATTATCAAATTGAAGAAAATAAAGAAGATTTTAATGTACATAAAGTTGAATTGAATTATATGCTTCCGGCTTGTCGGTCCGAAAACGAAAGTTATCAGAAGCGTTTTTATTTTGATAATGAGATACTGATAAAATATATTTATAAAAAACCGGGTGCTGATACAGACAAGAATATAAATATTTCAAAAGTGGAAAAATTCTCAAAAAAGGAATTAAAAATCTGAGAAATATCAACTTTACTTTACATAGACAGAAACATTGGATATTATTGGTTGATGCTTTATCTGAGTTTAAAATTTTTGCCGAGGTATTTTTCGCGAACTTCCGGGTTTGAAGCCAAATCATAGGCTGTTCCTGATTCTAAAATACGCCCTTCGTATAATAAATAGGCTCTGTCGGTAATATTTAAAGTTTCATGAACATTATGGTCAGTTATTAAAACCCCGATGTTCTTTTCTTTCAGTTTTTTTATGATACTTTGAATATCTTCAACAGCTATCGGGTCAACACCGGCAAAAGGCTCATCCAAAAGAATAAATGCAGGATCTATTGCCAATGCTCTTGCTATTTCTGTTCGTCTTCTTTCTCCGCCCGAAAGTTGAATGCCTTTACTTTTTCGTATATGTGATAATCCGAATTCTTCAATTAATTTCTCAGTTTTCATATATTGTTCTTTTTTAGACATATTCGTCATTTCAAGAACACTTTTAATATTATTTTCTACAGATAATTTCCTAAAAACAGATGCTTCTTGCGGCAAATAACCTATTCCCATTTTTGCACGTTTATACATAGGCAATTTTGTTATATCATTATTGTCAAGATAAACACTGCCTCCGTTTGGTCTTATAAAACCGACAATCATATAAAAAGTAGTTGTTTTCCCGGCACCGTTAGGTCCTAATAATCCGACAATTTCACCTTTATTAACTTCTACCGAAATTCCTTTTACAACTGTTCTGCTTCCGTATTTTTTAATTACTTTATCTGTATATAGTTTCATTCCGGTTCTGTTAGTTATTTGTTTCCGAAGCATAAAATTATCAAACATTTAATTAACTGCAATTTTTACTGCTGTTTTTAACAATTTTTACGATTTAAATATCTTATTTTGCAAAACATTTTATTGAAATTATGGCATGCACAGCTGATTTTTTTATTATTAATGATATGGTTTTCCCGACAAAGAAGTTTAACATTTCAGAACTGGAAAAAGGGATTACTATTTACGAAGTTGTTAAAATTATTGAGGCAACTCCGTTATTTATAGAAGATCATATTATCAGACTATTTGAATCTGCAAAAATTAAAAAACTTAAAATTTGGTTAAAAAAAGAAAATATAATTAAACAAGTTCTTAAATTAATTGAAATTAATAAAATTAAAAGGGGACGTTTAAAATTTGCCTTACGGTTTCATGAATCAGAAAATATTCTTATCTGCTTTTTTTTGCAAGATATTGAACCTGATAATATAACTTATAAAAAAGGTGTAAAACTTATTTCGAAAAAGGCAGAAAGAGAAAATCCGAATGCAAAAGTAATTAACTATAAATTGAGGAAGTCAGTAAAATCCCGAATGAAAAAAGAAAATGCTTTTGAAACGCTTCTTATTTCAAAATCCGGCAAAATTACAGAATGTAGTAAATCAAATATCTTTTTTATAAAGGATAACTATTTATACACGCCAAAATCAAAAGATATTTTAAAAGGAATTACACGAGAACACATTTTTAATATTTGCAAAGAAAATAATATTAAAATTATTGAAACCGATTTATATCAAAATGATATTAAAAAATATGATTCTGTATTTATTACGGGGACTTCTGTAGGTGTTTTGACAGTTAATCAAATTGATAATCATATTTTCTCAAAAGAAAATGAACTTTTACAACAAATTTCAAAATTGTATTTCAGTATTGTTAAAACTTATACTAAAAACTTGCTTTCAACGAAAAAATAAAATTTCGCCCGGGTGCAACAATTCCTGATGAATAAGGGCGGTAACGCATATTAAATATATTTTCTACTCCTGCTTTTAAACTGAATACTTTGTTAATTTTAAAGAGTGTATTTAAATTAATTGTGTACCAAGAAGGAGAAAAGGGGTTTCCGTTTAAATCGGATGCATAAATATGCGGTTTATCAACTTCTGATTCTGCTAAGTTTTCAAAAGAAATCTCGGCATTGTATTCTGCAAATAAATCAGCCTTAAACTTTTCTGTTTTAAATAACAGATGAGTTGTTCCGAAAGAAGGAGCTACATGCCTTAAAGGCATATTTTCAGAATCATAACCTCGTGTATAATTATAATTTGAACTTACGCTCAGTTTGTCAAGCAATTCGGCAAAAAATGCAATTTGAAATCCGTAAATCACGGCATTATCTGCATTTACAATTGCTTGCACCTTACTTAATTCTCCGTCATACATTATAGAATCAGCACCGTTAAAAGTAAAATCTTTTCTAATCAGAGCATCATCCAAAAATGTATAAAAAACAGCTGCATCAACTTTAATCTTTTTATTAATTAATTTTACAATTCCGATATCTGTGTTATAAGCAAACTCAGGAGTTAATTCTGAATTAGGAACTACTACACTTCCGGGTTCCGAATCGAATACTTTTGCCATATCATCAATATTCGGTGCTCTGAAACCGCTTGACACATTAAAGCTGAACTGCCATGTTTCAGGTCTGTAAACCAAACCGAAGCTTCCGTTTAATGCTCCCGTATTGAAATCTATATTTTGAAAGGGAAAATCAAAAAACATTGTATCTAATTCGGCAAAAGCATAAACTCTGTTATATCTTAATCCTGTATTCAATGTAAAAATATCCGATAAATTATTTTTGTATGAAATATATGCGGCAAAAGTTGAATAATCTGAATTATCCGGATATCTGCTCGAAGTTAATCTCTCTGATAAATCATTAACATTCAACTTAATACCTGATGAATAAATTTTATTAGTTACGGCTTCTGCTCCGTAAAACAGGAAAGAATTTTGCTTTATTTCTTTTTCAAAATCCAAATTTACCGAATATGCTTTTACATTTTCATATCTTTTTCGTATTTCATCTTTTCCGAATTTTCTGTCATGCCGACTTTCTTTAAAATCTTGATATGCAAAAATTAGTTTAGATTCCGAAAAAAGTTTTGTTTCTCGAGAATGAAAAAAAGAGATATTATTCATCATCCATTCTTGCGGACCGTAATACCATTGTGCATATTTCAATTGATTGCCGCTGTATTGAATAAGCCTGTCATAACGAGGGATATCGGAAGTTTTTGAATAGTAAAACCCGTAATTAATGTCCAAATATTTATTAGGTTTAAATCGCAACTTTTGCAGAACATTTAATTGCTTATATCCGGAATATTTTTGAATATTCTTATTTGAATTTGTTATAACTATATCCTGTCCGTTAATAATATCAACATATTCAGGTCTTGTATATGACTCATTTCCGATATTGCCCATTATTAAGTCATCAAAATCACTGTATGAAAGAGACGTAACGGATGAAAATCTTTTTTTACTTACGGAAAAATCTAAATGACCTGTTTTTTCTGTATTTGCCGAAGAAAAACGAAACATTGTATTTCCTGCAAATTTCGTTTTTTCTGAGGTTGTATATTTAGCCCTCAAACTATGAAAATCCATGACTCCTCCTAATGCATCACTTCCGTACACAACTGAACCGGGACCAAAAATAATTTCCGAGTTTTCAATGCTGTTTGCATCAATTGATATTACATTTTGCAAATTTCCGCTTCTGAAAATTGCATTGTTCATTCTTACGCCGTCAACTACTATTAAAACTCGGTTTGCAGAAAAACCTCTTATCATAGGGCTTCCTCCTCCGAGTTGGCTTTTTTGAATAAATACTTCACCTGATAATTTTAGTAAATCAGCAGATGTTTGGGCATTATTCAGTGCTATTTTATTTTTTGAAATTATATTTATTCGATTCGGAACTTCATTCTTATTTTGTTCCCAATGACTTGCAGAAATTACTACTTCATTAATATTTAAGACACTCTGTTCTAAAACAACCATATAATCTGTTTCTTTTAAGTTTTTGAATGTCAGGTATTTTTCTTCATAGAAATCATGTTTAAAAAGAATTTTCTCATCTTTCTTAAATTCGCTTAAATCTGCGACACCTTCAGAATTTGTAAAAACTGTTTTCGAATTATTAAATATCAACACATTTTCAATTGGTTGCGAATTTGTTTCATCTATTACTTTTACTTTTTGTGAAAATGTTGCAGAAGCAAAAAGTAAAATAAATAAAAATATTGATACTGTTCTCATTTCAGATTGTATTGACATAAAAAAAGTGCGTTTAATTTTTTTAAAACGCACTTATGAATACAAAAATTAAGCCTTTTATTCGCCTGAATTCATTGAAATAATAAATTCTTCATTACTTCTTGTTCTCAGCAATCTGTCTTTTAAAAATTCCATTGCTTCAACAGGGTTCATATCAGATAAATACTTTCTTAATATCCACATTCTATTAAGCATATCTTTCCCGAATAACAAATCTTCTCTTCTGGTTCCGGACGCATTAATATTAACTGCAGGATAAATTCTTTTGTTGGAAAGATTTCTGTCTAACTGCAAT
The sequence above is drawn from the Bacteroidales bacterium genome and encodes:
- the lptB gene encoding LPS export ABC transporter ATP-binding protein, with the protein product MKLYTDKVIKKYGSRTVVKGISVEVNKGEIVGLLGPNGAGKTTTFYMIVGFIRPNGGSVYLDNNDITKLPMYKRAKMGIGYLPQEASVFRKLSVENNIKSVLEMTNMSKKEQYMKTEKLIEEFGLSHIRKSKGIQLSGGERRRTEIARALAIDPAFILLDEPFAGVDPIAVEDIQSIIKKLKEKNIGVLITDHNVHETLNITDRAYLLYEGRILESGTAYDLASNPEVREKYLGKNFKLR
- a CDS encoding aminotransferase class IV encodes the protein MACTADFFIINDMVFPTKKFNISELEKGITIYEVVKIIEATPLFIEDHIIRLFESAKIKKLKIWLKKENIIKQVLKLIEINKIKRGRLKFALRFHESENILICFFLQDIEPDNITYKKGVKLISKKAERENPNAKVINYKLRKSVKSRMKKENAFETLLISKSGKITECSKSNIFFIKDNYLYTPKSKDILKGITREHIFNICKENNIKIIETDLYQNDIKKYDSVFITGTSVGVLTVNQIDNHIFSKENELLQQISKLYFSIVKTYTKNLLSTKK
- a CDS encoding TonB-dependent receptor; its protein translation is MSIQSEMRTVSIFLFILLFASATFSQKVKVIDETNSQPIENVLIFNNSKTVFTNSEGVADLSEFKKDEKILFKHDFYEEKYLTFKNLKETDYMVVLEQSVLNINEVVISASHWEQNKNEVPNRINIISKNKIALNNAQTSADLLKLSGEVFIQKSQLGGGSPMIRGFSANRVLIVVDGVRMNNAIFRSGNLQNVISIDANSIENSEIIFGPGSVVYGSDALGGVMDFHSLRAKYTTSEKTKFAGNTMFRFSSANTEKTGHLDFSVSKKRFSSVTSLSYSDFDDLIMGNIGNESYTRPEYVDIINGQDIVITNSNKNIQKYSGYKQLNVLQKLRFKPNKYLDINYGFYYSKTSDIPRYDRLIQYSGNQLKYAQWYYGPQEWMMNNISFFHSRETKLFSESKLIFAYQDFKESRHDRKFGKDEIRKRYENVKAYSVNLDFEKEIKQNSFLFYGAEAVTNKIYSSGIKLNVNDLSERLTSSRYPDNSDYSTFAAYISYKNNLSDIFTLNTGLRYNRVYAFAELDTMFFDFPFQNIDFNTGALNGSFGLVYRPETWQFSFNVSSGFRAPNIDDMAKVFDSEPGSVVVPNSELTPEFAYNTDIGIVKLINKKIKVDAAVFYTFLDDALIRKDFTFNGADSIMYDGELSKVQAIVNADNAVIYGFQIAFFAELLDKLSVSSNYNYTRGYDSENMPLRHVAPSFGTTHLLFKTEKFKADLFAEYNAEISFENLAESEVDKPHIYASDLNGNPFSPSWYTINLNTLFKINKVFSLKAGVENIFNMRYRPYSSGIVAPGRNFIFSLKASF